From the Musa acuminata AAA Group cultivar baxijiao chromosome BXJ1-2, Cavendish_Baxijiao_AAA, whole genome shotgun sequence genome, one window contains:
- the LOC103972858 gene encoding uncharacterized protein LOC103972858, translated as MEAETKAPLVADDEGDSGGEKNLDVALNRLERFLALLGFPDSPSRARLAASCAAFLLLGVAVPSAAICLSRCSQSRGDEYEVQQFELCVLVSEASLAAVSLAAVSRNLLKYGVRRFLFVDQHHGQVDRLQQEYVCKIQEFFRLLLWWILPCFIVKTAREIVRFIYIFHESRWRSIVVFLASTMSWVYLTIILLSACMLFNLVCNLQVIHFEDYGKLLERDVDALICLEEHVRLRYYLSKISHRFRIFLLLLFLFVTASQFVTLFQTTGYNRKINFANAGDIAVSSVVQVIAVVLCLNAASKISHRAQGVASLASRWHAYVACCPADPQMQSTNSSWNLEAIPASSSLMDYSESDSESLENMALHNNAQLSSFVSSYHKRQALVMYLQSNPGGITIFGWTVDRALLNTLFSFELTLVLFVLGETIVFPSG; from the exons ATGGAGGCCGAGACCAAGGCGCCGCTGGTGGCGGACGATGAGGGCGATTCTGGCGGCGAGAAGAACCTGGACGTCGCCCTCAACCGCCTCGAGCGCTTCCTCGCCCTGCTCGGCTTCCCCGACTCCCCCTCCCGAGCCCGCCTCGCCGCCTCCTGCGCCGCCTTCCTTCTCCTCGGGGTCGCCGTCCCCTCCGCCGCCATCTGCCTCTCCCGGTGTTCTCAGTCCCGCGGCGACGAGTACGAGGTACAGCAGTTCGAGCTCTGCGTGCTCGTGTCCGAGGCGTCGCTGGCGGCCGTGTCGCTCGCTGCCGTGTCGCGGAACCTCCTCAAGTACGGGGTCCGGAGGTTCCTGTTCGTGGATCAGCACCATGGCCAAGTCGACAGGCTGCAGCAAGAGTATGTCTGCAAGATCCAG GAGTTCTTCCGTTTGCTTCTTTGGTGGATATTGCCTTGCTTTATTGTGAAGACTGCTCGTGAAATTGTTCGCTTTATATACATCTTCCATGAGTCAAGATGGAGATCGATAGTGGTTTTCTTAGCTTCAACCATGTCATGGGTTTACTTGACAATAATTCTTTTATCAGCTTGTATGTTGTTCAATCTAGTGTGTAATTTGCAAGTTATTCACTTTGAAGACTATGGTAAACTTTTGGAAAGAGATGTGGATGCTTTGATATGTTTGGAGGAACATGTACGCTTGCGTTATTATCTTTCCAAAATCAGCCATAGGTTTCGCATATTTCTCCTTTTGCTTTTCTTGTTTGTCACAGCGAGTCAGTTTGTCACCCTTTTTCAGACCACTGGATACAATAGAAAGATCAATTTCGCTAATGCTGGTGATATAGCT GTGTCATCGGTTGTCCAAGTTATTGCTGTAGTTCTTTGTTTAAATGCTGCTTCCAAAATTTCTCATAGGGCTCAAGGTGTTGCATCATTAGCCAGTAGATGGCATGCATATGTAGCATGCTGTCCTGCCGACCCTCAAATGCAATCTACAAATAGCTCGTGGAATTTGGAAGCTATTCCAGCAAGTTCATCATTGATGGATTATTCAGAAAGTGATTCGGAGTCATTGGAGAATATGGCATTGCACAATAATGCTCAGTTATCTTCCTTTGTGTCCTCATATCACAAGCGGCAAGCCCTTG TCATGTATCTACAATCAAACCCCGGAGGCATTACAATTTTTGGATGGACAGTTGATCGAGCATTGCTCAATACACTTTTCTCCTTTGAGCTGACTCTCGTGCTTTTTGTGCTTGGTGAAACTATAGTCTTTCCTTCCGGTTGA